A single Desulfobaculum xiamenense DNA region contains:
- a CDS encoding glycosyltransferase, whose amino-acid sequence MSDNARCPVIVVVPARNEEACIAEVVRGILAVPGVEVMVVDDASDDETAARARGAGAGVLSLTLRLGAWGALQTGMRYAQENGYGVVVSMDGDGQHDPADIPMLLAPVQAGEADVVIGACVERGSLLRRFAWWLFRRVSGLRIRDLTSGFRAYGPRCVELLASSAATLLDYQDMGVLLLLQNAGLTIVERRVQMCPRASGHSRVFHTWRAVASYMALSLVLSATRTTYGSRVRGLVRSRGGRGQS is encoded by the coding sequence GTGAGCGACAACGCGAGATGTCCGGTGATCGTAGTGGTTCCCGCCAGAAACGAGGAAGCCTGCATCGCGGAGGTGGTGCGGGGCATTCTTGCCGTTCCCGGCGTGGAGGTCATGGTCGTTGATGACGCCAGCGATGACGAGACGGCGGCCCGAGCCCGTGGCGCGGGGGCGGGAGTTTTGAGCCTGACGCTACGCCTTGGGGCGTGGGGGGCCTTGCAGACCGGGATGCGCTACGCGCAGGAGAATGGCTACGGCGTGGTCGTGAGCATGGACGGCGACGGCCAGCATGATCCGGCGGACATCCCCATGCTCCTTGCCCCGGTGCAGGCTGGCGAGGCCGATGTGGTCATCGGGGCCTGCGTGGAGCGCGGTAGCCTGCTGCGGCGTTTCGCGTGGTGGCTGTTTCGCAGGGTCAGCGGGTTGCGCATTCGCGATCTGACGTCGGGCTTCAGGGCCTACGGGCCACGCTGCGTGGAACTGCTGGCCTCCAGCGCGGCGACCCTGTTGGATTATCAGGACATGGGCGTTCTGCTCCTGCTTCAGAATGCGGGACTGACCATCGTGGAGCGCCGGGTGCAGATGTGCCCGCGTGCCAGTGGTCATTCCCGCGTGTTTCATACATGGCGCGCCGTGGCCTCGTACATGGCGCTGAGCCTTGTGCTGTCGGCAACGCGAACGACGTACGGCAGCCGAGTCCGGGGACTTGTGCGGTCCCGTGGCGGAAGGGGGCAATCATGA
- a CDS encoding DUF2304 domain-containing protein, with amino-acid sequence MISYQLTTASIGIAFAVCVLFLVGKDLLHTRYSLQWLVVAGIVIPLAFVPRLSDWVAQHLGVAYPPTLILLLALVLLGVKCLVMDIDRSRQERDLRRLIQKVALLEGGRRERSDSD; translated from the coding sequence ATGATTTCCTATCAGCTCACCACGGCGTCCATAGGCATCGCCTTTGCGGTGTGCGTCCTGTTTCTCGTCGGCAAGGACCTGCTGCATACGCGCTATTCGCTCCAGTGGCTCGTCGTCGCGGGGATCGTCATCCCGCTGGCCTTCGTTCCCCGTCTGTCCGACTGGGTGGCCCAGCATCTCGGCGTGGCGTATCCGCCAACGCTCATCCTGCTTCTGGCCCTCGTGCTGCTCGGCGTGAAGTGCCTGGTCATGGATATTGACCGCTCAAGGCAGGAGCGGGACCTGCGTCGCCTCATCCAGAAGGTGGCGCTCCTTGAAGGCGGGCGCAGGGAGCGTTCCGATTCGGACTGA
- a CDS encoding glycosyltransferase, which produces MSAPLVIHDAFRFPGGGERVATHVAKRFGARIVTSHMEHSAFPAGYFDGLDITDLDALRRSPIKARLSRTLTLGNAFAHMPQTSAPWTLFSGTICPLAHARVDGRRILYCHTPPRMLYDLHEATLAALPPWQRPWLRLVTRIFRSAYERAMAEMDVVIANSATVQERLRRYLGIESEIIHPPCPTQSFRFIAQDGFYLSCARLDPLKRVDVIVRAFASMPERRLVVTSGGPQLPALKALAQGAPNIEFTGFVGERRLQELVGSCIAAIYIPRDEDFGMSPVECMAAGKPVIGVNEGGLRETVVHGKTGLLLPPSPAPDDVVRAVDALAPAQALAMRDSCERRASRFSTAAFDERLHVLTAAHAR; this is translated from the coding sequence ATGAGTGCGCCGCTGGTCATCCACGACGCCTTCCGCTTCCCCGGCGGCGGCGAGCGTGTGGCCACCCACGTAGCCAAACGCTTCGGCGCGCGCATCGTGACCAGCCACATGGAGCACTCCGCGTTCCCCGCCGGATACTTCGATGGCCTCGACATCACGGATCTCGATGCCCTGCGCCGCTCGCCCATCAAGGCCCGGCTCTCACGCACGCTGACCCTCGGCAACGCCTTCGCGCACATGCCGCAAACCAGCGCCCCATGGACGCTCTTCAGCGGAACGATCTGCCCCTTGGCGCATGCGCGCGTGGATGGACGCAGGATTCTCTACTGCCACACGCCACCGCGCATGCTCTACGACCTGCACGAGGCCACGCTGGCCGCACTGCCGCCATGGCAACGCCCGTGGCTGCGGCTGGTAACGCGAATCTTCCGTTCTGCCTACGAACGGGCCATGGCAGAGATGGACGTGGTCATTGCCAATTCGGCCACGGTACAGGAGAGGCTCCGGCGCTACCTCGGCATCGAGTCGGAAATCATCCATCCCCCCTGCCCCACGCAGAGCTTCCGCTTCATCGCGCAGGACGGCTTCTACCTCTCCTGCGCGCGGCTGGACCCGCTCAAGCGGGTGGACGTCATCGTCCGCGCTTTCGCCTCCATGCCGGAGAGACGGCTCGTGGTGACATCCGGCGGACCGCAGTTGCCCGCGCTGAAGGCCCTCGCACAGGGGGCACCGAACATCGAATTCACGGGATTCGTGGGTGAGCGCCGCCTGCAAGAGCTGGTCGGCTCCTGCATCGCCGCCATCTACATCCCGCGCGATGAAGACTTCGGCATGTCCCCCGTGGAATGCATGGCCGCCGGGAAACCCGTCATCGGCGTGAACGAGGGCGGCCTGCGCGAGACCGTGGTCCACGGCAAGACGGGCCTCCTGCTCCCGCCCTCTCCCGCTCCGGATGATGTCGTCCGGGCCGTCGACGCTCTCGCTCCGGCGCAGGCACTGGCGATGCGCGACTCGTGTGAACGCAGGGCCAGCCGCTTCTCGACCGCAGCCTTCGACGAACGGCTGCACGTACTCACCGCCGCTCACGCGCGCTGA
- a CDS encoding polysaccharide biosynthesis C-terminal domain-containing protein, which produces MRSRLRELLPQWLAAAFVGAVSMLISFALGRVLGPVAFGDYATVLTAAALFGIAQDGGFRTLIYREGIRVSPSMARHAQTLSQRAVSHALYLSAIGMLAAAFTPPPYGPNAAAAVFCFGLQTLTGFVSSGLRADGRFGLDAAWQGVCRTTGALGIVAALVAAPSPAAVFIGWGAGLTLPIAIAAVLRPQALKPWRTPGWLAAAELRSACLSFLLVDAATTVYYKCDIILLRHMGPGAADTGHYAAAYRFLDGIVLLAAPVGVVWFRRLRQLMNDHGEFMKELRSTCAALTLAGAAILAAGTLAADWLVGLTFGPGYEASARLLPLLLASLVFLLPAGILTQAAIAMNMERFYAVTACLAAALNIALNVALIPRFAGSGAAMATIATECFLCVTLAARLRRTLAHTSSATHAHAEEGPSCTPNVR; this is translated from the coding sequence ATGCGTAGCCGCCTCCGGGAGCTCCTGCCCCAGTGGCTGGCCGCCGCGTTCGTCGGCGCGGTGTCCATGCTCATCAGCTTTGCGCTCGGCCGCGTCCTCGGTCCCGTCGCCTTCGGCGACTACGCCACGGTCCTCACCGCGGCGGCGCTGTTCGGCATCGCGCAGGATGGCGGCTTCCGCACCCTCATCTACCGCGAAGGCATACGCGTCAGCCCGTCCATGGCGCGCCACGCGCAGACCCTGTCCCAACGCGCCGTAAGCCACGCCCTGTACCTCAGCGCCATCGGGATGCTCGCGGCGGCATTCACGCCGCCACCCTACGGCCCGAACGCCGCAGCCGCCGTCTTCTGCTTCGGCCTGCAAACGCTGACCGGCTTCGTCTCCTCCGGCCTGCGCGCGGACGGACGCTTCGGACTCGACGCCGCATGGCAAGGCGTCTGCCGTACGACCGGCGCACTGGGCATCGTCGCAGCGCTCGTCGCCGCACCATCGCCAGCCGCCGTGTTCATCGGCTGGGGCGCAGGGCTCACACTGCCCATCGCCATCGCCGCCGTCCTGCGTCCGCAGGCCCTGAAACCATGGCGCACTCCCGGCTGGCTTGCGGCTGCGGAACTCCGCTCGGCGTGTCTTTCGTTTCTTCTCGTGGACGCGGCCACCACGGTGTACTACAAGTGCGACATCATCCTTCTCCGGCACATGGGACCGGGCGCCGCGGACACCGGCCACTATGCGGCGGCATACAGATTCCTCGACGGCATCGTGCTCCTCGCCGCGCCGGTCGGCGTGGTCTGGTTCAGAAGACTCCGACAGCTCATGAACGATCACGGAGAATTCATGAAGGAACTGCGCAGCACCTGCGCCGCGCTGACTTTGGCCGGTGCGGCCATCCTCGCAGCGGGCACGCTGGCCGCCGACTGGCTGGTCGGCCTGACCTTCGGCCCCGGCTACGAGGCATCCGCCCGCCTGCTCCCGCTACTGCTCGCGTCCCTCGTCTTCCTCCTGCCCGCAGGCATCCTCACGCAGGCCGCCATCGCCATGAACATGGAGCGGTTCTACGCCGTCACGGCGTGCCTCGCCGCAGCCCTGAACATCGCCCTCAACGTCGCGCTCATCCCGCGTTTCGCCGGAAGCGGCGCGGCCATGGCGACCATCGCCACAGAATGCTTCCTGTGCGTCACGCTCGCCGCACGACTTCGCCGCACGCTCGCCCATACGTCATCAGCCACACACGCCCACGCAGAAGAAGGTCCGTCATGCACGCCAAACGTGAGATAG
- a CDS encoding oligosaccharide flippase family protein, with amino-acid sequence MKRFLQHNFLILVLLNSGNLFNYLFQFLVGRSLTPDDFGTFNALNSLSVLASAPMVVIPLVLSRFTISLGVQNPAALRSLLTTSLRWLGLAALCVFVLGTFLLPGIRSYLHVEDSTPVLLMLALTSLSFIMPVPLGMLMGLQRFTGFGLGSCMSSVGRFLAALALVALLGHGVGGALVSGIVGVGASLALALFFLRDVASGPSEPLPKGMLREVGWYTLPVLVNAALLMALGNLDLVLARHYCPADASGHYAMAAVLGRIAYYLPSALLMVLFPEVTKSHESGEDSVRTLWLSMGMTLALGGGFALVCGLWPEPVISLLFGANYLDSAPALRMVVAAMALMAAANVFFTYCLACSLYGYLWILGTGLAGMISLISFFHASPEEIAGCLLASSAAILAATACWFLVVGMKAESRRRIVLKSRTIEQAP; translated from the coding sequence ATGAAACGCTTTCTCCAGCACAATTTCTTGATTCTGGTGCTCCTGAACTCCGGGAACCTCTTCAACTACCTGTTCCAGTTCCTCGTGGGCAGAAGCCTCACCCCGGACGACTTCGGCACCTTCAACGCGCTGAACTCGCTGTCGGTTCTCGCCTCGGCCCCGATGGTGGTCATTCCCCTCGTGCTGTCGCGCTTCACCATTTCCCTCGGCGTACAGAATCCCGCCGCACTGCGCAGCCTGCTCACCACGTCCCTGCGCTGGCTGGGGCTCGCGGCGCTATGCGTCTTCGTGCTCGGCACCTTCCTGCTGCCCGGCATCCGCTCGTATCTGCATGTGGAAGACTCCACGCCCGTATTGCTCATGCTGGCGCTGACAAGCCTGAGCTTCATCATGCCCGTCCCGCTCGGCATGCTCATGGGCCTGCAACGCTTCACCGGGTTCGGCCTCGGCTCGTGCATGTCGTCGGTCGGGCGCTTCTTGGCCGCGCTTGCGCTGGTGGCGCTACTGGGGCACGGCGTGGGCGGCGCGCTGGTTTCGGGCATCGTCGGCGTCGGGGCCTCGCTGGCGCTGGCGCTGTTCTTCCTGCGCGACGTGGCGAGCGGCCCATCCGAACCGCTGCCCAAGGGCATGCTGCGCGAGGTGGGGTGGTACACGCTGCCCGTGCTCGTCAACGCGGCGCTGCTCATGGCGCTTGGCAATCTCGACCTCGTGCTGGCCCGGCACTACTGCCCGGCCGACGCATCAGGGCACTACGCCATGGCCGCCGTGCTCGGCCGCATCGCCTACTACCTGCCGAGCGCGCTGCTCATGGTGCTGTTCCCGGAGGTCACCAAATCCCACGAATCCGGCGAGGACAGCGTGCGCACGCTGTGGCTCAGCATGGGAATGACGCTGGCGCTCGGCGGCGGATTCGCACTGGTGTGCGGCCTGTGGCCCGAGCCGGTCATCAGCCTGCTCTTCGGCGCCAACTATCTCGACTCCGCCCCCGCGCTGCGAATGGTGGTGGCGGCGATGGCGCTCATGGCCGCCGCCAACGTGTTCTTCACCTACTGTCTTGCCTGCTCGCTCTACGGATACCTGTGGATTCTCGGCACCGGGCTTGCCGGCATGATCTCGCTCATTTCCTTCTTCCACGCCAGCCCGGAGGAAATCGCCGGATGCCTGCTGGCGTCATCGGCGGCCATTCTCGCGGCCACGGCATGCTGGTTCCTCGTCGTGGGCATGAAGGCCGAAAGCCGCAGACGCATCGTGCTCAAGAGCAGAACCATCGAACAGGCACCCTGA
- a CDS encoding DUF2079 domain-containing protein, translating into MNDIPRKAVPATLAAFLIMGSMAVLKHESLHASIADLGLAVAHLRDLELRAWWPVVFWGHCQPLKPIWAWFYGLMPDGAGAAALLVTQAALLCMPAAELARRHGWTALAAFILYFPLWFNGLFDFHPDHLAVPLLFGFLFAAEDRRFATACAMAMLLALVKEPFALQTAACGAYLLVKEGRGALPAALLLIVFGCGYFLAATGWLIPALGPASGGPLGSGAFGWMGSTPSEALLFMVTHPFATLGAMVDTPGKLLYLGTLFGALLFIPLLAPAELLPALPPLALALLSQEPNHYGIGHHYTAGVIAPLVMGFMHGLPRARKLLGTTRAGRHTAAIVLAALLLGHVALSPSPISRLFWTDKIWSYGWRAYVPTERDVMIRTALRRHLDGAQVLSMQNTLMWDGALGERTLLVFPAGVAQPLRWPDFDALSRRDPIAALAGRDTHPPDLFLSADCVVLDLKRPWHVGDRGCAWLRGRCTDDRAAMEFMDMVDVARRDFATVFENDGFLILRRDPAQAHPARPAGRTGGATS; encoded by the coding sequence ATGAACGATATTCCACGAAAAGCGGTACCCGCCACCCTCGCGGCATTCCTGATCATGGGGTCCATGGCCGTCCTCAAGCACGAATCGCTGCACGCGAGCATCGCGGACCTCGGCCTCGCCGTGGCCCACCTGCGCGATCTCGAACTGCGCGCATGGTGGCCGGTGGTCTTCTGGGGGCACTGCCAGCCGCTCAAGCCCATCTGGGCATGGTTCTACGGACTCATGCCGGACGGAGCGGGAGCGGCGGCGCTTCTCGTGACGCAGGCGGCGCTGTTGTGCATGCCTGCGGCGGAGCTGGCCCGCCGCCACGGCTGGACGGCCCTCGCCGCCTTCATTCTGTACTTCCCCCTCTGGTTCAACGGACTCTTCGACTTCCACCCAGACCACCTCGCGGTGCCGCTGCTGTTCGGCTTCCTCTTCGCGGCGGAGGATCGCCGCTTCGCCACGGCCTGCGCCATGGCCATGCTCCTCGCGCTGGTCAAGGAACCGTTCGCCCTACAAACCGCCGCCTGCGGCGCATATCTGCTCGTGAAGGAAGGGCGCGGGGCGCTCCCCGCCGCGCTACTACTCATCGTCTTCGGCTGCGGATACTTCCTTGCGGCCACGGGGTGGCTCATCCCGGCACTCGGCCCGGCGTCCGGCGGTCCACTCGGTTCAGGGGCCTTCGGCTGGATGGGGAGCACTCCCAGCGAGGCGCTGCTGTTCATGGTCACCCATCCGTTCGCCACCCTCGGCGCGATGGTCGATACTCCGGGGAAGCTGCTCTACCTCGGCACGCTGTTCGGGGCGCTCCTCTTCATACCGCTCCTCGCCCCGGCCGAGCTGCTCCCGGCGCTACCGCCCCTCGCGCTGGCCCTGCTCTCACAGGAACCGAACCATTACGGCATCGGCCACCACTACACGGCAGGGGTCATCGCCCCGCTGGTCATGGGCTTCATGCACGGACTTCCCCGCGCGAGGAAACTCCTCGGCACGACGCGCGCCGGACGGCATACGGCAGCCATCGTCCTCGCCGCGCTACTGCTCGGGCATGTGGCGCTGTCGCCTTCGCCCATCTCGCGCCTGTTCTGGACGGATAAGATATGGTCCTACGGCTGGCGGGCCTACGTTCCCACAGAAAGGGACGTGATGATCAGGACCGCGCTGCGCCGCCACCTCGACGGCGCGCAGGTGCTGTCCATGCAGAACACGCTGATGTGGGACGGCGCGCTTGGCGAACGCACGCTGCTGGTGTTTCCCGCTGGCGTTGCGCAGCCGTTGCGCTGGCCGGATTTCGATGCGCTGAGCCGCCGCGACCCCATCGCGGCGCTGGCCGGACGCGACACGCATCCGCCGGACCTGTTCCTCTCTGCGGATTGTGTGGTACTGGACCTGAAGCGTCCGTGGCATGTGGGCGACAGGGGATGCGCATGGCTGCGCGGACGCTGCACGGATGACCGCGCCGCAATGGAATTCATGGACATGGTCGACGTGGCGCGCAGGGACTTTGCCACGGTCTTCGAAAACGACGGGTTTCTCATCCTTCGGCGAGACCCCGCACAGGCACACCCGGCACGCCCCGCAGGCCGGACAGGCGGCGCGACATCATGA
- a CDS encoding glycosyltransferase family 2 protein — translation MKTKLAIVVPVFNEAESLELLHAKVREVFETMPGYDWELLFVNDGSADRSWEVIETLSRRDTRVSGLNLSRNFGKEMALTAGVSAMNGSEAVLFMDADLQHPPDLIPRFVHEWENGADIVVGIRKACRDYSLIKRLGSRGFYFLMSRLSDVEIPPNGTDFRLIDRGVVETLCTFTERTRMFRGIIDWMGFRKSLVEFEAPDRCSGRPTYSLRKLVRLAVNSLTSFSLAPLRFTGYLGVFIIFIAAALLSYMVLTDVFFDVLYTPIAYVLVLNTFLVGVILAALGMIALYIGHIHTEVVGRPLFIVREACGRLAGDEGEHSGRRVGICDSIDDARRSAHA, via the coding sequence ATGAAGACGAAGCTCGCCATAGTTGTACCAGTTTTCAACGAGGCCGAAAGTCTCGAACTTCTGCATGCGAAGGTGCGGGAGGTCTTCGAGACCATGCCCGGCTATGACTGGGAATTGCTGTTCGTGAACGATGGCAGCGCTGACCGTTCGTGGGAGGTCATCGAGACGCTTTCCCGGCGCGACACGCGTGTCAGCGGCCTGAACCTCTCGCGCAACTTCGGGAAGGAAATGGCGCTCACCGCAGGGGTTTCGGCCATGAACGGCAGCGAGGCCGTGCTGTTTATGGATGCCGACCTTCAGCATCCGCCGGATCTCATCCCGCGCTTTGTGCACGAGTGGGAAAATGGCGCGGACATCGTGGTGGGCATCCGCAAGGCCTGCCGTGATTATTCGCTCATCAAGCGCCTCGGTTCGCGGGGGTTCTACTTCCTCATGTCGCGTCTGTCGGACGTGGAGATTCCGCCCAACGGCACGGATTTCCGGCTGATCGACCGTGGCGTGGTGGAGACGCTGTGCACCTTTACCGAACGTACGCGCATGTTCCGGGGCATCATCGACTGGATGGGCTTCCGTAAGAGCCTCGTCGAGTTCGAGGCGCCGGACCGTTGCAGTGGCAGGCCCACCTATTCGCTGCGCAAGCTGGTGCGGCTGGCCGTGAACAGCCTGACGTCGTTCTCGCTGGCTCCGCTGCGTTTCACCGGGTATCTTGGGGTGTTCATTATCTTCATCGCGGCGGCGCTGTTGTCTTACATGGTGCTGACGGATGTCTTTTTCGATGTGCTCTACACTCCCATCGCCTACGTGCTGGTGCTCAACACCTTCCTCGTGGGCGTGATTCTGGCGGCGCTCGGCATGATCGCACTGTATATCGGGCACATCCACACGGAGGTGGTGGGACGTCCGCTGTTCATCGTGCGCGAGGCCTGCGGGCGGCTCGCGGGCGATGAAGGGGAGCACTCCGGGCGCAGGGTGGGAATCTGCGACAGCATCGACGACGCGAGGCGCAGTGCCCATGCCTGA
- a CDS encoding glycosyltransferase, with translation MPDVSVIIPFQTPGDYLRQTLDNLALMRGPDFEVILLPDGEMGDFDARCGDADVVVIATGAVSPAIKRDRGAERARGAYLAFIDDDAYPAPDWLERAIAHFADPDIGAVAGPQVTPPEDGFWQKVSGAIFVSPLNGSAALRYWPGKAGADVDDWPSVNLIVRAEDFRAVGGFDSAYWPGEDTKLCLDLVRRLGRRIRYEPGAVVYHHRRSGFVRHMRQVGNYGLHRGFFAKRYPQTSRRLAYFMPMAFFLFAVFGWFSLFAGSTAAALYALGWTVYAAAILLSTLGVFARLRDARIAVATIPYQVGTHFWYGWRFLKGFLFVKELRSTLGR, from the coding sequence ATGCCTGATGTCTCCGTGATCATTCCCTTTCAGACGCCGGGCGACTATCTGCGCCAGACCCTCGACAATCTCGCGCTGATGCGCGGGCCGGACTTCGAGGTCATCCTGCTGCCGGATGGCGAGATGGGCGATTTCGATGCCCGTTGCGGGGATGCCGACGTGGTGGTCATCGCGACCGGAGCAGTCAGCCCCGCCATCAAGCGCGACAGGGGGGCGGAGCGGGCGCGCGGCGCATATCTGGCCTTTATTGACGACGATGCCTACCCAGCGCCGGATTGGCTGGAGCGGGCCATCGCACATTTTGCCGATCCTGACATCGGCGCGGTGGCCGGGCCTCAGGTTACGCCGCCGGAGGACGGATTCTGGCAGAAGGTGTCCGGGGCGATCTTCGTGTCGCCGCTCAACGGTTCCGCCGCACTTCGCTACTGGCCGGGAAAGGCCGGGGCGGACGTGGACGACTGGCCGTCCGTGAACCTCATCGTGCGCGCGGAGGACTTCCGCGCCGTGGGCGGGTTCGACAGCGCTTACTGGCCCGGAGAGGACACCAAGCTGTGCCTCGACCTCGTGCGCAGGCTGGGCAGGCGCATCCGCTACGAGCCGGGGGCCGTGGTTTATCACCACCGGCGCTCGGGCTTCGTGCGGCATATGCGGCAGGTGGGGAACTACGGGCTGCATCGCGGCTTTTTCGCCAAGCGCTACCCGCAGACCTCGCGGCGGCTCGCGTATTTCATGCCGATGGCGTTCTTTCTGTTTGCGGTCTTCGGGTGGTTCTCGCTTTTCGCGGGGAGCACCGCAGCCGCGCTGTATGCGCTGGGCTGGACCGTCTACGCCGCGGCGATTCTCCTTTCCACGCTGGGCGTCTTTGCGCGGCTGCGCGATGCCCGCATTGCAGTGGCGACCATTCCGTATCAGGTGGGAACCCATTTCTGGTACGGATGGCGATTCCTCAAGGGGTTCCTCTTCGTAAAGGAGTTGAGAAGCACGCTTGGGCGCTAG
- a CDS encoding B12-binding domain-containing radical SAM protein, which yields MKVSISYPPLESSRGVPLLSQNRQFQWFCNPTYIYPMVPASAATLLASRGHEVLWDDAIAQERGFDQWLAGIMRDKPDVIAMESKTPVIRRHWEIVARLKRECDFEPKVVLFGDHVTALPAETMEACPVDAVITGGDYDFVLAELCDAYAGGGPMPRGVWHRLDDGTVAATGAPDMHHDLDELPPIDRDLTQWRRYAYRNGNFKYTPGTYTMAGRDCWWGRCSFCSWTTLYPGRTYRTVSVERHLDEVGRLVTDLGVREIFDDSGCFPKGDWLEEFCRGVIDRGYQRKVVLGCNMRCGALSAEQWKLMKRAGFRFVLIGLESMNQSTLDRLNKGLRVEQIEESIRMAKKAGLEPHITTMVGYPWETRAQAEQTIAAAKRMFSKGYIDTLQATIVVPYPGTPLFAEARENGWLTTENWDDYDMKRSVWKSPVDERDVMRFTQELYRAALSPAFLARKVVSVRSVDDIRFFIRAGRKLFAHLADFSRT from the coding sequence ATGAAGGTTTCAATATCCTATCCGCCTCTGGAGTCCTCCAGAGGGGTACCGCTGCTTTCGCAGAACCGGCAGTTCCAGTGGTTCTGCAATCCGACCTACATCTATCCCATGGTTCCCGCCTCGGCGGCCACCCTGCTGGCCAGCCGCGGCCACGAGGTTCTGTGGGATGACGCCATCGCGCAGGAACGCGGCTTCGACCAGTGGCTGGCCGGAATCATGCGCGACAAGCCGGACGTCATCGCCATGGAGAGCAAGACACCCGTCATCCGGCGACATTGGGAGATCGTCGCCCGGCTCAAGCGCGAGTGCGATTTCGAGCCGAAAGTGGTGCTCTTCGGTGACCATGTCACGGCGCTTCCGGCGGAGACCATGGAAGCCTGCCCGGTGGATGCGGTGATCACCGGCGGCGATTACGACTTCGTGCTGGCCGAACTGTGCGATGCCTACGCGGGCGGCGGCCCCATGCCGCGCGGGGTGTGGCACCGGCTGGACGACGGAACCGTGGCGGCCACCGGCGCGCCGGACATGCATCACGATCTGGACGAGCTGCCGCCCATTGACCGCGACCTGACGCAGTGGCGGCGCTACGCCTACCGCAACGGAAATTTCAAGTACACGCCCGGCACCTACACCATGGCCGGACGCGACTGCTGGTGGGGGCGCTGCTCCTTTTGCAGCTGGACCACCCTCTATCCCGGACGCACCTACCGCACCGTGAGCGTGGAGCGCCACCTCGACGAGGTGGGGCGGCTGGTGACGGACCTCGGCGTACGCGAAATCTTCGACGACAGCGGCTGCTTCCCCAAGGGCGACTGGCTGGAGGAATTCTGCCGTGGCGTCATCGACCGCGGCTACCAGCGCAAGGTGGTCCTCGGCTGCAACATGCGCTGCGGGGCACTTTCGGCGGAGCAGTGGAAGCTCATGAAGCGCGCGGGGTTCCGCTTCGTGCTCATCGGCCTTGAAAGCATGAATCAGTCCACGTTGGACAGGCTCAACAAGGGCCTTCGCGTGGAGCAGATTGAGGAAAGCATCCGCATGGCCAAGAAGGCCGGTCTGGAGCCGCACATCACGACCATGGTCGGCTATCCGTGGGAGACGCGTGCGCAGGCGGAGCAGACCATCGCCGCGGCCAAGCGCATGTTCTCCAAGGGCTACATCGACACCCTTCAGGCGACCATCGTGGTGCCCTATCCCGGCACGCCGCTCTTCGCGGAGGCCCGCGAGAACGGCTGGCTGACCACCGAGAACTGGGACGACTACGACATGAAGCGCTCGGTCTGGAAAAGCCCGGTGGATGAGCGCGACGTGATGCGCTTCACGCAGGAGCTGTACCGCGCTGCGCTGTCCCCGGCGTTTTTGGCTCGCAAGGTCGTCTCCGTGCGCAGCGTGGACGACATCCGCTTCTTCATCCGCGCCGGACGCAAGCTCTTCGCGCATCTGGCGGACTTCAGCAGGACGTGA
- a CDS encoding class I SAM-dependent methyltransferase — translation MPGIGDYHETRFTHDPARRGVWAEIADYLRPYFPPEASVLELGGGYCEFINAVPGATRQVVDLFEALPRHAAPGVTAHVGDATSLSFIEDESVDVALASNFFEHLDREGFERCIGEVRRVLRPGGRLLVIGPNFRLCAANYFDDYTHRLIFTDNGMCDWLESLGLRVERVEPRFMPFSMKSRLPKARWMVRLYLRLPLRPLAGQFFVCAAKPVEGA, via the coding sequence ATGCCCGGCATCGGCGATTACCACGAGACCCGCTTCACCCACGACCCCGCGCGGCGGGGGGTGTGGGCGGAGATAGCGGACTACCTGCGGCCCTACTTTCCGCCCGAGGCCAGCGTGCTGGAACTTGGCGGCGGCTACTGCGAATTCATTAACGCCGTCCCCGGCGCGACGCGGCAGGTGGTGGACCTCTTCGAGGCGCTGCCCCGGCATGCGGCACCGGGGGTGACGGCCCACGTGGGTGACGCCACCTCGCTGTCATTCATCGAAGATGAGAGCGTGGACGTGGCGCTGGCCAGCAACTTCTTCGAGCATCTCGATCGCGAGGGCTTCGAGCGCTGCATCGGCGAGGTGCGCCGGGTGCTGCGGCCCGGCGGGCGGCTACTCGTCATCGGCCCGAATTTCCGGCTCTGCGCGGCGAACTATTTCGACGACTACACCCATCGTCTCATCTTTACGGACAATGGCATGTGCGACTGGCTGGAGAGCCTCGGCCTGCGGGTGGAGCGCGTGGAACCTCGTTTCATGCCCTTTTCCATGAAGAGCAGGCTGCCCAAGGCGCGCTGGATGGTGCGTCTGTACCTGCGCCTGCCGCTGCGGCCGCTGGCCGGGCAATTCTTCGTGTGCGCGGCCAAACCTGTGGAGGGGGCATGA